The sequence below is a genomic window from Sphingobium sp. EP60837.
AAGCGCAACATCAGCACCTGGCATTCCGGGTCGCCAAAGCGCGCATTATATTCGATCAGCTTCGGGCCTTCGTCCGTCAGCATCAGCCCCGCATAAAGAACGCCTGTATAAGGCGTCCCTTCCGCCGCCAGCGTATCGACGGTCGGCCGGATGATCTTTTCGATGACTTCGGCTTCCAGTTCAGGCGTCAGCACGCGCGCGGGGCTGTATGCGCCCATGCCGCCGGTATTGGGGCCGGTGTCGCCGTCGCCCACGCGCTTATGGTCCTGCGCGGAGCCAAAGGGCAGGATCGCGCTGCCATCGGTGAGCGCGAAAAAGCTCGCTTCCTCGCCGCGCATGAATTCTTCCAGCACCACTTCTTCGCCTGCTGCGCCGAACGCACCGGAAAACATGGTGTCGAGCGCCTTCAGCGCCTCATCCCGCGTTTCCGCGATGATGACGCCCTTGCCAGCGGCCAGGCCATCGGCCTTGATCACTACCGGCAGGCCAAAATCTTCCAACGCCGCGATCGCGCCATCCTTGCTGTGAACGCGCTCATATCCTGCGGTCGGGATATTCGCCCGCTTGCACAGGTCCTTGGTGAAGCCCTTCGAGCCTTCCAACTGCGCCGCCTTCTTGCCGGGCCCGAACACCGGATAGCCCTTCACCCGAAGATTGTCGGCGAGGCCATCGACCAGCGGCGCTTCCGGCCCGATCACCACCAGCCCGATCGCATGGCGCAGGCAGAAATCCACCACGGCGCGATGATCCGTGACATCCAGATCGACCAAGGTCGCATGCTGGGCTATGCCGGGGTTGCCGGGCG
It includes:
- the purD gene encoding phosphoribosylamine--glycine ligase, with amino-acid sequence MNILLLGSGGREHALAWKLAQSPSLKTLYAAPGNPGIAQHATLVDLDVTDHRAVVDFCLRHAIGLVVIGPEAPLVDGLADNLRVKGYPVFGPGKKAAQLEGSKGFTKDLCKRANIPTAGYERVHSKDGAIAALEDFGLPVVIKADGLAAGKGVIIAETRDEALKALDTMFSGAFGAAGEEVVLEEFMRGEEASFFALTDGSAILPFGSAQDHKRVGDGDTGPNTGGMGAYSPARVLTPELEAEVIEKIIRPTVDTLAAEGTPYTGVLYAGLMLTDEGPKLIEYNARFGDPECQVLMLRFDGDLVELLLAVAEGRLAEQGPVQLADRTALTVVMAAKGYPGTPEKGGAIGGIEAAEAGGARVFHAGTVGKDGKLVANGGRVLNVTASGSSVGEAQAAAYQAVDAIDFPSGFCRRDIGWREVEREGR